One Brachyspira suanatina DNA segment encodes these proteins:
- a CDS encoding DnaJ domain-containing protein, whose product MDKDYYKILDVTIFSSNEKIKKSYRELAMKYHPDRNPGDENAHNMFVDINEAYEILSNKDTRMQYNIKYLSSNKYVVGGLAAAGVGLGLILSRRRK is encoded by the coding sequence ATGGATAAAGATTATTATAAAATACTTGATGTTACTATATTTTCAAGCAATGAAAAGATAAAAAAATCTTATAGAGAATTGGCTATGAAATATCATCCGGATAGAAATCCTGGTGATGAAAATGCTCATAATATGTTTGTAGATATAAATGAAGCTTATGAGATTTTATCTAATAAAGATACTCGTATGCAGTATAATATTAAATATTTATCTTCCAATAAATATGTTGTTGGAGGTTTGGCTGCTGCAGGAGTAGGATTAGGTTTAATATTAAGCAGAAGAAGAAAATGA
- a CDS encoding ankyrin repeat domain-containing protein gives MIEHNAENTDALIMASMNGHEKIVKYLIEQGADVDIQDERGETALINASQNGHYNIVKCLIDNGAKIDIKDNGYQTALMYASNNGYLEIVKYLIDKGADIDNENRDGDTALVYASENGYFDIVKYLIELGTDVNMRDYSYRTALVYASGNGHLDIVKYLVSKGADINIIGDKYGITPLSNAAKNGHLEVVKYLLENKVNVKNDRHALNDALKNGHYEIAELLKNYK, from the coding sequence TTGATAGAGCATAATGCTGAAAATACTGATGCTTTGATTATGGCTTCTATGAACGGACATGAAAAAATAGTGAAATATTTAATAGAGCAGGGAGCAGATGTTGATATTCAAGATGAAAGAGGCGAAACTGCTTTAATAAATGCATCACAAAATGGGCATTATAATATTGTTAAATGTTTAATAGATAATGGGGCTAAAATTGATATAAAAGATAATGGATATCAAACGGCTTTAATGTATGCATCAAATAATGGTTATTTGGAAATTGTTAAGTATTTAATCGACAAAGGTGCAGATATTGATAATGAAAATAGGGACGGAGATACTGCTTTAGTATATGCTTCTGAAAATGGATATTTTGATATAGTTAAATATTTAATAGAATTAGGAACAGATGTTAATATGAGAGATTATTCATATCGAACGGCTTTAGTATATGCATCTGGGAATGGACATTTAGATATAGTGAAATATTTAGTTTCAAAAGGAGCAGACATAAATATAATAGGTGATAAATACGGAATAACACCTTTAAGCAATGCAGCAAAAAATGGACATTTAGAAGTTGTTAAATATTTGCTTGAAAATAAAGTCAATGTGAAAAATGATAGGCATGCTTTAAATGACGCTTTAAAAAACGGACATTATGAAATTGCTGAGTTATTAAAAAATTATAAATAA
- a CDS encoding ankyrin repeat domain-containing protein → MIELLEAIKNNDFERVKVFISNGADVNIKNRYGNTPLNTASGFGYF, encoded by the coding sequence ATGATTGAGTTATTAGAAGCTATTAAAAATAATGATTTTGAAAGAGTAAAAGTTTTTATATCAAATGGTGCTGATGTTAATATAAAAAACAGATATGGTAATACTCCTTTAAATACAGCTTCAGGATTTGGTTATTTTTAA
- a CDS encoding YkvA family protein gives MFDNEKEEEKVFEPEIVNNDEPDKNKSLNSILSWIPFVLALIYTVSPVDFIPDVIPIAGWGEDAMFLIVSALHGIQNTVLDKDTSIYKIIKYIKWASFILTVIFILILVLLIVLVFKVSSN, from the coding sequence ATGTTTGATAATGAAAAAGAAGAAGAAAAGGTATTTGAACCTGAAATAGTTAATAATGATGAGCCTGATAAAAATAAATCTTTAAATTCTATACTTTCTTGGATTCCATTTGTACTTGCTTTGATATACACAGTTTCTCCTGTTGATTTTATTCCTGATGTTATACCTATTGCTGGTTGGGGAGAAGATGCCATGTTTTTAATAGTATCCGCTTTGCATGGCATTCAAAATACTGTTTTAGATAAAGATACATCTATATATAAAATAATTAAATATATAAAATGGGCTTCGTTTATATTAACTGTAATATTTATACTTATATTAGTACTTCTTATAGTATTAGTTTTTAAAGTTTCATCTAATTAA
- the dnaK gene encoding molecular chaperone DnaK, whose translation MSKIIGIDLGTTNSCVSVMEGGKPVVITNAEGNRTTPSVVAFTNKGEVLVGQPAKNQMVTNPENTIFSIKRFMGNTYAEVTEERSRMPYTVIEDGGKVKIKTLEGNFTPQEISARILQKMKQTAEEYLGETVTDAIITVPAYFNDSQRQSTKDAGRIAGLNVLRIINEPTAAALAYGMEKKKDEKIAVYDLGGGTFDISILELADGVFEVKSTNGDTHLGGDDFDQAIIDWLIDEFKKDTGVDLNNDKMALQRLKEAAEKAKKEVSSSLQTDINLPYLTADASGPKHLNVSLSRAKFEDLVRDLVEKTRIPCEKALKDAGLSTSDIDEVILVGGSTRVPLVQETVKNIFGKEPNKSVNPDEAVAMGAAVQGGIIKGDVKDVLLLDVTPLSLGIETEGSVMTVLINRNTTIPTNKKQVFSTAADNQSSVTIRVLQGERKMANDNRELGRFDLVGIPPAPRGVPQIEVSFDIDANGIVHVTAKDLGTGKEQKITIASSSGLSEDEINKMVQDAEKHAEEDKKKKEEVEAKNNADHMIYQTEKLLKENGDKLQPSDKSEIESKMSALKSAVDSNNTDNIKRATDDLQAAWSKASEALYKQAGAQQQAQPDAGQQAQQNNSQDSGRKDDGVVDADYEVVDDNDKK comes from the coding sequence ATGAGTAAAATAATTGGAATAGATTTAGGAACAACAAATTCATGTGTATCAGTAATGGAAGGCGGTAAGCCTGTAGTAATAACAAATGCTGAAGGAAACAGAACAACTCCTTCTGTAGTAGCATTTACAAATAAAGGCGAAGTATTAGTAGGACAGCCTGCTAAAAACCAAATGGTAACTAACCCAGAAAATACAATCTTCTCTATTAAAAGATTTATGGGTAACACTTATGCTGAAGTAACAGAAGAGCGTTCAAGAATGCCTTATACTGTTATAGAAGACGGCGGAAAAGTAAAAATTAAAACTTTAGAAGGAAACTTCACTCCTCAGGAAATAAGTGCAAGAATACTTCAAAAGATGAAACAAACAGCAGAAGAATATTTAGGTGAAACTGTAACAGATGCAATCATTACAGTACCTGCATACTTCAATGACAGCCAAAGACAATCTACTAAAGATGCTGGACGTATTGCTGGACTTAATGTATTAAGAATAATAAATGAACCTACTGCTGCAGCTTTAGCTTATGGTATGGAGAAAAAGAAAGATGAAAAAATCGCAGTTTATGACTTGGGTGGCGGTACTTTCGATATATCTATACTTGAATTAGCTGACGGTGTATTTGAAGTAAAAAGTACAAATGGTGATACTCACTTGGGTGGTGATGACTTCGACCAAGCTATTATCGATTGGTTAATAGATGAGTTTAAGAAAGATACAGGCGTTGACTTGAACAATGATAAAATGGCTTTACAGAGATTAAAAGAAGCTGCTGAAAAAGCTAAAAAAGAAGTTTCAAGTTCATTACAAACTGATATTAACTTGCCATACTTGACAGCAGATGCATCAGGTCCTAAACACTTGAATGTATCTTTATCAAGAGCAAAATTTGAGGATTTAGTAAGAGATTTAGTAGAAAAAACTCGTATCCCATGTGAAAAAGCATTGAAAGATGCAGGACTTTCTACTAGCGATATAGATGAAGTTATACTTGTTGGAGGTTCTACAAGAGTACCTTTAGTACAGGAAACAGTTAAAAACATATTTGGAAAAGAACCAAATAAAAGCGTAAACCCAGACGAAGCAGTAGCAATGGGTGCTGCAGTACAAGGCGGTATCATTAAAGGTGATGTTAAAGACGTTCTTCTTCTTGACGTTACTCCGCTTTCACTTGGTATTGAAACAGAAGGTTCAGTAATGACTGTTTTAATCAACAGAAACACTACTATACCTACAAATAAAAAACAAGTATTCTCTACAGCAGCAGACAATCAATCATCTGTAACTATTAGAGTATTACAAGGTGAAAGAAAAATGGCTAATGACAACAGAGAGCTTGGAAGATTTGACTTGGTAGGAATACCACCTGCACCAAGAGGAGTACCACAAATTGAAGTTTCATTTGATATTGACGCTAACGGTATCGTACATGTTACAGCTAAAGATTTAGGTACTGGTAAAGAGCAGAAAATAACAATAGCTTCTTCAAGCGGATTAAGCGAAGATGAAATAAACAAAATGGTTCAGGACGCTGAAAAACATGCTGAAGAAGATAAGAAGAAAAAAGAGGAAGTTGAAGCTAAAAACAATGCTGATCATATGATTTATCAGACAGAAAAATTATTGAAAGAAAACGGCGATAAATTACAGCCATCAGATAAGTCTGAAATTGAATCAAAAATGAGTGCATTGAAATCAGCAGTAGATTCTAATAATACAGACAATATTAAAAGAGCTACAGACGATTTACAAGCAGCATGGAGCAAAGCTTCAGAGGCACTTTATAAACAAGCAGGAGCACAGCAGCAAGCACAGCCTGATGCAGGACAGCAAGCACAGCAAAATAACAGCCAAGATTCAGGCAGAAAAGATGACGGCGTAGTTGATGCTGATTATGAAGTTGTTGATGATAATGACAAAAAATAA
- a CDS encoding HD domain-containing protein, whose amino-acid sequence MASIERDKAVELFKKYNDEHSLFKHALSVEAVMRYFAKKNGEDEDEWGMVGFLHDMDYEKYPDEHCIKVREILEAEGLPESFIRAIQSHGYGLCTDIEPLSNMEKTLYAVDELSGFITACALVRPSKSLDDMEVKSVKKKLKDKAFAAKVDRTVINKGAEMLGINMDELIKETIEALIPVQESIGLKKIS is encoded by the coding sequence ATGGCCAGTATAGAAAGAGATAAAGCTGTTGAATTATTTAAAAAATATAATGATGAGCATTCATTATTTAAGCATGCATTATCCGTGGAAGCAGTGATGAGATATTTTGCCAAGAAAAACGGCGAAGATGAAGACGAATGGGGTATGGTAGGATTTTTACATGATATGGATTATGAAAAATATCCTGATGAGCATTGTATTAAAGTGAGAGAAATACTAGAAGCTGAGGGACTTCCAGAAAGTTTTATAAGAGCAATTCAAAGCCATGGCTACGGACTATGTACGGATATTGAACCTTTAAGTAATATGGAAAAAACTTTATATGCTGTTGATGAACTTTCTGGTTTTATTACTGCATGTGCTTTAGTTAGACCTTCAAAGAGTTTAGATGATATGGAAGTTAAATCTGTTAAGAAGAAATTGAAAGATAAAGCATTTGCTGCAAAAGTAGATAGAACAGTTATAAATAAAGGTGCTGAAATGTTAGGCATTAATATGGATGAATTAATAAAAGAAACTATAGAAGCTCTTATTCCTGTGCAAGAGAGTATAGGGCTTAAGAAAATTTCCTAA
- a CDS encoding YoaK family protein yields MKNSFIAFIKRKNESIHTTETIYIASILTLVGGFVDAYTYITRDGVFAYAQTGNMIFFAMHLAKKEFADTMHYLIPILVFVVGIWTALYIKKVLNKKKLMELEYVIILMAAVILFIVGFLHKGISNIVVVSVISFMSATLMITFNKVEGLAYVTNMCTGNLKSASDNLFRFLFNKDKTGLKNGVIYLTILFSFTLGAFLGSFFTNIFGIRSIWIASGLLFIVESLMFFEK; encoded by the coding sequence GTGAAAAATAGTTTTATAGCTTTTATAAAGAGAAAAAACGAATCCATTCATACAACAGAAACTATATACATAGCTTCTATACTTACTTTAGTTGGCGGATTTGTTGATGCTTATACTTATATTACCAGAGATGGAGTATTCGCTTATGCTCAAACTGGCAATATGATATTTTTTGCTATGCATTTGGCAAAGAAGGAATTCGCAGATACTATGCATTACTTAATACCTATTTTAGTTTTTGTTGTTGGTATTTGGACTGCTTTATATATAAAAAAAGTTTTAAATAAAAAAAAGTTAATGGAATTAGAATATGTTATTATACTAATGGCTGCTGTTATACTTTTTATAGTTGGTTTTTTACACAAGGGTATTTCAAATATTGTAGTTGTTAGTGTTATATCATTTATGTCAGCAACTTTGATGATAACTTTCAATAAGGTTGAAGGACTTGCTTATGTTACAAATATGTGCACAGGTAATTTGAAATCAGCTTCTGATAATTTATTTAGATTTTTATTTAATAAGGATAAGACTGGTTTAAAAAATGGAGTTATATATTTAACGATTCTATTTTCATTTACTTTAGGTGCTTTTTTAGGAAGTTTTTTTACTAATATTTTTGGTATTAGATCTATATGGATTGCTTCTGGATTATTATTTATTGTTGAAAGTTTAATGTTTTTTGAAAAATAA
- a CDS encoding GNAT family N-acetyltransferase codes for MLKKTYKTNRLFLVQPNVNIASEIVDFYSRNKEFFKEFDPQRPDVFYKVNTHKDIIKRELEEVKYKRMLKFWIYKIEDKKRIIGMINFTNISMGAFLSCTVGYKLDEFEQHKGYMTEALKAAIIIVFKELKLHRIEANIMPHNKPSLELAKRLGFEYEGLAKKYLKINGKWEDHVHMTIINDEV; via the coding sequence ATGCTTAAAAAAACTTATAAAACAAATAGGCTTTTTCTAGTTCAGCCTAATGTAAATATCGCTTCTGAGATAGTTGATTTTTACAGCAGAAATAAAGAGTTTTTTAAAGAGTTTGATCCTCAAAGACCTGATGTATTTTATAAGGTTAATACTCATAAAGATATAATAAAAAGAGAGCTTGAAGAAGTTAAATATAAAAGAATGCTTAAATTTTGGATTTATAAAATAGAAGATAAAAAAAGAATTATAGGAATGATTAATTTCACTAATATTTCTATGGGGGCTTTTTTATCATGTACGGTTGGTTACAAATTAGATGAATTTGAACAGCATAAAGGTTATATGACAGAAGCACTTAAAGCAGCCATAATAATAGTATTTAAAGAACTGAAACTTCATAGAATAGAGGCTAATATAATGCCTCATAATAAACCTTCTTTGGAATTGGCTAAAAGACTTGGCTTTGAATATGAGGGACTTGCCAAAAAATATTTAAAAATTAACGGCAAATGGGAAGATCATGTTCATATGACTATAATAAATGATGAAGTATAA
- the dnaA gene encoding chromosomal replication initiator protein DnaA: MEEINKYWNEFLDIISEDDEFAGVALLKGSVIVADDENKADIVCSGDFTAAHIKKDFLGRIKDFFEDKLGHNIDLDVKVDAELVDKYLHVEEIEEPVDNTHNIENPSNKNVLDVSKKENAYNKSNLNDYFRFDNFIQGNNNKYVFAAAKYVSSNPGKEYNPLYIYGSVGIGKTHLLQAIGNSYMQSNPNAKVLYIDGSGFRDEYVSGLQNKKPEIFKKRYKSLDMLLLDDLQLLESAQETSKELFEIFQALDNASKQMVFVSDKPPKELRNIEARLKNRFEKSLILSIEPPQYETRLAIIERKLFDLHTSIDEEVMKYMAENITTDVRKIEGAIRAYLSVRDLMKITPDIEQCEKLDIFKDYFTNKPKLKNATIKEIKKIVADYYGVEISSFESKDRTKFISKARHVAIYLACEYSKKSVTEIGLDFNRDHASVIHARDKVKDELKTGSHLYSEINDIIAGIS, translated from the coding sequence ATGGAAGAGATAAATAAATATTGGAATGAATTTTTAGATATTATAAGTGAAGATGATGAATTTGCAGGTGTTGCTTTACTCAAAGGCAGTGTTATTGTAGCTGATGATGAGAATAAAGCTGATATAGTATGTTCAGGAGATTTTACAGCAGCACATATAAAAAAAGATTTTTTAGGAAGAATAAAAGATTTTTTTGAAGATAAGTTAGGCCATAATATAGATTTGGATGTTAAAGTAGATGCTGAACTTGTTGATAAATATTTACATGTAGAAGAAATTGAGGAACCAGTTGATAATACTCATAATATTGAAAATCCTTCTAATAAAAATGTATTAGATGTTTCCAAAAAAGAAAATGCTTATAATAAAAGCAATTTAAATGATTATTTCAGATTTGATAATTTTATACAGGGAAATAATAATAAATATGTATTTGCAGCGGCCAAATATGTATCATCTAATCCTGGTAAAGAATATAACCCACTTTATATATATGGAAGTGTAGGCATAGGAAAGACGCATTTACTTCAGGCTATAGGCAATAGTTATATGCAAAGCAATCCTAATGCTAAAGTTCTTTATATAGACGGAAGCGGTTTCAGAGATGAATATGTATCAGGACTTCAGAATAAAAAACCAGAAATTTTCAAGAAAAGATATAAATCTTTAGATATGCTTTTATTAGATGATTTACAGCTTCTTGAAAGTGCTCAGGAAACATCTAAAGAGCTATTTGAAATATTTCAGGCTTTGGATAATGCTTCAAAACAGATGGTATTTGTAAGTGATAAGCCTCCTAAAGAGTTAAGAAACATAGAAGCAAGATTAAAAAATAGATTTGAAAAGAGCCTTATTCTTTCAATAGAGCCTCCTCAATATGAAACTAGACTAGCCATAATAGAAAGAAAGCTATTCGATTTGCATACAAGTATAGATGAAGAAGTTATGAAATATATGGCTGAAAATATTACAACAGATGTTAGAAAGATTGAAGGAGCAATAAGGGCGTATTTATCGGTTAGGGATTTAATGAAAATAACTCCTGATATAGAGCAATGCGAAAAACTTGATATATTTAAAGATTATTTCACAAATAAGCCTAAATTGAAGAATGCTACTATAAAAGAGATAAAAAAGATAGTGGCAGATTATTATGGTGTAGAAATATCATCTTTTGAAAGCAAAGATAGAACGAAATTTATATCTAAAGCTAGGCATGTTGCCATATATTTAGCATGCGAATATTCTAAAAAATCGGTTACAGAAATAGGGCTTGATTTTAACAGAGATCATGCTTCTGTAATACATGCCAGAGATAAAGTTAAAGATGAGTTGAAAACAGGCTCACATTTATACTCAGAAATCAATGATATAATAGCAGGAATATCATAA
- a CDS encoding methylated-DNA--[protein]-cysteine S-methyltransferase, producing MKIIRLEKKSNFNKAYIYKSPIGDLILTADETYQYITSLEFNLNNINISLNDEEPSIIKKAKKELDDYFSNGLKKFSLPLAVYGTDFQYNVWMETSKIPFGKVVTYSDIARNISDKKGSISRAVGTAEGKNKIAIIIPCHRVVGVNKKLTGYAGGLNKKEYLLKHEGFNIVNSKIIMK from the coding sequence GTGAAAATTATTAGGCTTGAAAAAAAATCTAATTTTAATAAAGCCTATATTTATAAAAGCCCTATTGGTGATTTAATACTAACTGCTGATGAAACTTATCAATATATTACATCATTGGAATTTAATTTAAATAATATAAATATATCATTAAATGATGAAGAGCCATCTATAATAAAGAAAGCAAAAAAAGAATTAGATGATTATTTTTCAAATGGTTTAAAAAAATTTTCTCTGCCTTTAGCTGTATATGGTACAGATTTTCAATATAATGTTTGGATGGAAACTTCAAAAATACCTTTCGGAAAAGTTGTTACATATTCTGATATAGCAAGAAATATTTCAGATAAAAAGGGAAGCATATCAAGAGCAGTAGGTACAGCTGAGGGAAAAAACAAAATAGCTATTATAATACCTTGTCATAGAGTTGTAGGAGTAAATAAAAAATTAACAGGATATGCAGGCGGACTTAATAAAAAAGAATATTTACTAAAGCATGAAGGTTTTAATATAGTTAATTCTAAAATTATAATGAAGTAG
- a CDS encoding ankyrin repeat domain-containing protein, producing the protein MKKIIIITLFINIISLYALTENENKMINAVKTGDIRTIQTLLSQNVSPNIKDERGYSLIHIAAENNQTVSINVLKNSPYTDLNILLDNNTKITNKNKYIDGSYYSAMDIATINKNFESVKLLIDSGANINFQMKEKPRSEFLASEYANPQILQLYLNKNIYLLMNSEDVISLIKSASIGNNVENINYLVKDLGIDVDTKDTNTMLHYAVGHGSIEAASELIKLGADIDNTNANLKTSLHYVIENNSNKLLESVNLLLSKNANPNIKDKNGNTALHLAVMNAHKSKNEYIEVINALIKYNANVNILNEKNQLALNIAVSNNDTEISNILINAKSELNNMYNGYAPIHTAVKNNNMSITDNLLLNGANVDIKDKRGYSPLAIAVENNNLEMCRKLIRNNAVVDSKAIDIAKKMNNKEIKKLLGLGAIN; encoded by the coding sequence ATGAAAAAAATTATAATAATAACATTATTCATAAATATTATTAGTTTGTATGCATTAACAGAAAATGAAAACAAGATGATTAATGCCGTAAAAACAGGGGATATTAGAACGATACAGACTCTTCTATCACAAAATGTAAGTCCTAATATTAAAGATGAAAGAGGATACTCACTAATACATATAGCTGCTGAAAATAATCAAACAGTTTCTATAAATGTACTTAAAAATTCTCCGTATACTGATTTAAATATTCTTTTGGATAATAATACTAAAATAACAAATAAAAATAAATATATAGATGGTTCATACTATTCGGCTATGGATATTGCAACTATAAATAAAAACTTTGAAAGTGTGAAATTATTGATAGATTCTGGAGCCAATATTAATTTCCAAATGAAAGAAAAACCAAGAAGCGAGTTTCTAGCTTCAGAATATGCTAATCCTCAAATATTACAGCTTTATCTTAATAAAAATATATATTTGCTTATGAACAGCGAAGATGTTATATCTTTAATAAAATCAGCAAGCATTGGAAATAATGTAGAAAACATAAACTATTTAGTAAAAGATTTAGGAATAGATGTTGATACTAAAGATACAAATACTATGCTACATTATGCTGTTGGACACGGTTCTATAGAGGCGGCAAGCGAACTTATAAAATTAGGTGCTGATATAGACAATACAAATGCAAACTTAAAAACATCATTGCATTATGTTATAGAAAATAATTCTAATAAATTGCTTGAAAGTGTCAATTTGCTTTTATCAAAAAATGCAAATCCAAATATAAAAGATAAAAATGGAAATACTGCCTTGCATTTAGCTGTAATGAATGCTCATAAATCAAAAAATGAATATATAGAAGTTATAAATGCTTTAATAAAATATAATGCAAATGTAAACATATTAAATGAGAAAAATCAATTAGCATTAAATATAGCAGTTTCAAATAATGATACTGAAATATCCAATATTTTAATAAATGCCAAATCTGAATTAAATAATATGTATAACGGATACGCTCCTATACATACAGCAGTAAAAAATAATAATATGTCTATAACTGATAATTTATTATTAAATGGTGCTAATGTTGATATAAAAGATAAAAGAGGATATAGTCCATTAGCTATAGCTGTAGAAAACAATAATTTAGAAATGTGCAGAAAACTTATAAGAAATAATGCTGTTGTAGATAGTAAAGCAATAGATATAGCAAAGAAAATGAATAACAAAGAAATAAAAAAATTATTAGGACTTGGAGCTATAAATTAA
- a CDS encoding isochorismatase family protein gives MSKIKILTIVDMQNDYMEGGPMAVKGAAKLVPVINDLIKNGEYDAIIATQDWHPSNHISFASTHEKEPFSKIKVIDQDTGDEEILTLWPRHCVARTYGSAIVDGLRKKRDYIYVQKGVDPDDEGNSGFSYMHKEFIDAARENKETLVLDFVGVALDYCVFFTARDTAEYVASIDAEYLVSVNVLEYASAAVNPESIEGLYTSCPLINLKKVRL, from the coding sequence ATGAGTAAAATAAAGATACTGACAATAGTAGATATGCAAAATGATTATATGGAAGGCGGCCCTATGGCTGTTAAAGGTGCTGCTAAATTAGTGCCCGTTATAAATGATCTTATAAAAAATGGAGAGTATGATGCTATAATTGCAACTCAGGATTGGCATCCTTCCAATCATATATCTTTTGCTTCAACTCATGAAAAAGAGCCTTTTTCAAAAATTAAAGTTATAGATCAAGATACAGGAGATGAAGAGATTCTTACTTTATGGCCTCGTCATTGTGTTGCTAGGACTTATGGTTCTGCTATAGTTGATGGACTTAGAAAGAAGAGAGATTACATATATGTTCAAAAGGGAGTTGATCCTGATGATGAAGGTAACTCCGGATTTTCTTATATGCATAAAGAGTTTATAGATGCTGCAAGAGAAAATAAAGAAACTTTAGTTCTTGATTTTGTTGGGGTTGCTCTTGATTACTGTGTATTTTTTACAGCAAGAGACACTGCTGAATATGTAGCTTCTATAGATGCAGAATATTTAGTAAGTGTAAATGTACTTGAATATGCTTCTGCTGCGGTTAATCCCGAATCTATTGAGGGTTTATATACTTCTTGTCCTCTTATCAATCTTAAAAAGGTTAGATTGTGA
- a CDS encoding nucleotide exchange factor GrpE, which yields MEEEIKENSEDKEEENTEAEAVENNEQSEENAENNNEEDEITALKKRIEELENESADMKNKYMYAMAEAENIRKRTAKEKTDSIKRANKGLLLSLLTFMDNFERALKAGEQDSNVQGSEYYKGIELIHKQFIDFMHDNGVTEIESLGEEFDPNVHEALTMIEVPDIDKEKVVEVYAKGYKLNDELLRTAKVVVGKPAAAKE from the coding sequence ATGGAAGAAGAAATAAAAGAAAACAGTGAAGATAAAGAGGAAGAAAATACAGAAGCAGAGGCTGTTGAAAATAATGAGCAATCAGAAGAGAATGCTGAAAATAATAATGAGGAAGATGAAATAACTGCTTTGAAAAAAAGAATAGAAGAATTAGAAAATGAATCTGCTGATATGAAAAATAAATATATGTATGCTATGGCAGAGGCAGAAAATATAAGAAAAAGAACTGCTAAAGAAAAAACTGACAGCATAAAAAGAGCAAATAAAGGCTTATTATTATCTCTTTTGACTTTTATGGATAATTTTGAAAGAGCATTGAAAGCAGGCGAGCAAGATTCTAATGTTCAGGGCAGTGAATACTATAAAGGCATAGAATTAATACATAAACAGTTTATAGACTTTATGCATGACAATGGAGTTACTGAAATAGAGTCTTTAGGTGAGGAATTTGATCCTAATGTACATGAAGCATTAACTATGATTGAAGTTCCTGATATAGATAAGGAAAAGGTTGTTGAAGTTTATGCTAAAGGTTATAAATTGAATGATGAACTTTTGAGAACAGCTAAAGTGGTAGTTGGAAAGCCGGCTGCTGCTAAAGAATAA